Proteins found in one Brachypodium distachyon strain Bd21 chromosome 5, Brachypodium_distachyon_v3.0, whole genome shotgun sequence genomic segment:
- the LOC100829363 gene encoding putative cyclin-dependent kinase F-2 — translation MADDEEHAGAETRIAAIFAMIREHDASDETAMSDAQVAAAISALIAAAAAHGTTTTITGIVGSILDDYDEFRKLGSGSAGVVTKARHRATGKTVALKSLHGYSGGTVRDLLREACFMVGCPAHPSLVTLHGMARTESTNDYCLVMDYVDGPTLHDCIRMGHRRRPFPEAHARRVMRQLLSAAAHMHQHGVIHRDIKPENILVDDDHRVVKICDFGSALYCTHDAEECYYAAGTRPYSAPEMLLEKPGGYDALVDTWSLGCVMAELLTGEVLFDGGCDSDTLYEIFDLLGVPGKRAWKPYEASFVAHKVPLWRREQQRRRRHCNRLGELFPEELLSRDGFQVLKGLLTCDPSKRLPAAAALQLPWFAAHDDSCEASFGSS, via the coding sequence AtggccgacgacgaggagcacgCCGGGGCCGAGACCCGGATCGCGGCCATCTTCGCCATGATCCGCGAGCACGACGCCTCCGACGAGACAGCCATGAGCGACGCACAAGTCGCTGCTGCCATTTCCGCCCTgatcgccgccgcagccgcacacgggacgacgacgactatcACGGGCATCGTCGGCAGCATCCTCGACGACTACGACGAGTTCCGGAAGCtcggctcgggctcggccgGCGTGGTCACGAAGGCGCGCCACCGTGCCACGGGCAAGACCGTGGCCCTGAAGTCCCTCCACGGCTACTCCGGCGGCACCGTCCGCGACCTCCTGCGTGAGGCCTGCTTCATGGTCGGCTGCCCGGCCCACCCATCACTCGTCACTCTCCATGGCATGGCGCGCACGGAGAGCACCAACGACTACTGCCTCGTCATGGACTACGTGGACGGGCCGACCCTCCACGACTGCATCCGCATgggccaccggcggcggcccttcCCGGAGGCCCACGCGCGCCGCGTCATGCGGCAGCTGCTGTCGGCCGCGGCGCACATGCACCAGCACGGCGTCATCCACCGCGACATCAAGCCGGAAAACATCCTCGTCGACGACGACCATCGCGTCGTCAAGATCTGCGACTTCGGCTCAGCTCTGTACTGCACGCACGACGCCGAGGAATGCTACTACGCGGCCGGGACGAGGCCGTACAGCGCGCCGGAGATGCTGCTGGAGAAGCCGGGAGGGTACGACGCGCTCGTCGACACGTGGTCGCTCGGCTGCGTCATGGCGGAgctcctcaccggcgaggtgcTGTTCGACGGCGGCTGCGACTCTGACACGCTCTACGAGATCTTCGACTTGCTCGGGGTGCCGGGCAAGAGGGCGTGGAAGCCGTACGAGGCGTCCTTCGTGGCTCACAAGGTGCCGCTGTGGCGCCGGgaacagcagcggcggcgccggcactgCAACCGGCTCGGCGAGCTGTTCCCGGAGGAGCTGCTGTCCAGGGACGGCTTCCAGGTCCTCAAGGGGCTCCTCACTTGTGATCCTAGCAAGCGGctgcctgccgccgccgcgctccagCTTCCCTGGTTCGCTGCTCACGACGACAGCTGCGAGGCTTCCTTTGGATCTAGTTAG